GCCCCAAGCATATGAACCAGCACTTCCGATCTGCTCAACAAAGAGGAGGTGAGTGTGTGAGTAGCTGGGTCAACTCCATGGCTAGAACTTATGGACAACCACCTCGTCACTACTCTGGCATATTTTTAAGAACCTGAAACATCACCCAATGTTTTAGGTGTGCGTTGTGGCAGGGAGGGTAAATAACTGGCCACATTTTGGACTGCTTTTCCTCACTGCTGACTGACAATGACAGCTTGTGCCCTCCCTCCTGGGATCTTCCCATTTTACCATTCAGTGCGCACAATATAAGGGAAGAGGTGGGCGTTGGGGAGGGACCGGGTTCACCTTTCCTTTTGGAGAGGTCAAGAGGTGGAATTCAACCTTGAGCACTGACTCTCCCAAGTAGGGCAGGGAACAAGTGTGTACTGGCCATTTGTTTTTCCCAACATATGCGAAGTCTGGCCTTGTACATGGGGAAAGAATATTCTGGGGAACCACGAAGATATGCAGAGATCTCTGAGCATCAACACCACCTGAGGATATGTTAAAAATGGagattcatggggtgcctgggtggcacagcggttaagcgtctgccttcggctcagggcgtgatcccggcgttatgggatcgagcccccacatcaggctcttccgctgtgagcctgctccttcctctcccactccccctccttctgttccctctctcgctggctgtctctatctctgtcgaataaataaataaaatcttaaaaaaaaaaaatggggattcatggggcgccggggtggctcagtcagttaagcatcgatcggactcttgatctcggttcaggtcttgatctctcggttgtgagttcaagcccagcattgggctccacgctgggcatggagcctacttaaaaaaaaatataaatataaaaagaagaaaataaaatgcagatgcACATTCAGCAAGTCTGGGGTGGCAGGGTTTGAGGTTGTGCAGGGCTAACAAGGTCCCAGGTAATGCTGACAGGCTGCAGGCCCACCTGCCACAGGCTGGATAGTGAAGCCCTACACTCCTGCAACCAGCTGGAGCCGGGACAGCAGGGAGCAAAACCCAGGCACAAACAGCACCATCAGGATCTTCCTCTCGTGAGCATCGCCCTCCTCCACCCAGGCCAGGGCCAAGTGGTCCCACCACGAACCTGGACTCTTGGTCCCCTTTGGAATAACTAGCAAAAATGAAATCCTTCCTCCCTACTCCCCCCTGGCAAAATTTTCcaaagctggggcacctgggtggctcagtcattaagtgtctgccttcggctcaggtcatgataccagcgttctgggattgagccccgcatcgagctccctgctcagcaggaaggctgcttctccctctcccactcctcctgcttgtgttccctctctcgctgcctctctctgtcaaataaataaataaaatcttcaaaaaaaaattttttttaccaaaacTCTTCTGACAACTTCAAGGGCAGCTTCTGCACTCGTTGCTCACCTGCTCCCCCTGGTTCAGATTCCTGATTCAATAACCTAAGTGAAGCCAAACCTAGTCTAACATTCTAATGGGAGACGGTGGGTGTGTGACCGCATCCCCAACTGGAAATTATTTGATAAGGAGcataataaaaagaagcaaacctACACTAGGTCCTACCTTCTCTACTTTTGGCAAAACTTAAAAAGTAAGAGCTTGCAGAACGCTACCCTCGAAAAAATCCAGGCCCACAGCACATGCTGGTGATGTAAAGAACCGCCCAGAAGGACTTTTCAATTTTACCAAAACTACCAGGGAACTGACGGAGAGCTTCGAAAATCCCAGGGTTCTCCATTTGCAGAGATGCTTTTTCTCTCTAAGCctggggaagaaaaatcaaaaccctTACCCTTATTCCAATTAATCCCCATTTTAAGTGACATGTACAAACCTGCATCTATGTAATTCAATGTAGGATTTGCTAATAGCTAATCTGTGTGAACATAACTCAGGAGACAGCAGCATTTTTTAATCAACATAATCTCACTATCTAGTAACTATGTCTGGTCACTAAGGGGGCGTGCAATAAAAAAGAAGTGCTCTGAATGGTATTCTACAAGGGATACCTTCCAGAAAAAGTCAAACCACTTCATCCAAAGGTTCACAGTTATTTTCAACAAATTcttagaggtaaaaaaaaaaaaaaaagacttcaaagtCCCCTGAATACCCAGAGCATGGTCTTCCTTAACATTCAAATTCAGATAATTTATACTCTGGTGGTTCTTTAATTCACTAACATACCCTTGGATATTGGAGCACCCTTCTCATCTCTAGGATGGAGATGACCTCCTGCTTTGAAAAGTCCAGGGACATCATGAAGTCTGGAACTAGCAGAGCCCCTAGAAATAATCCAGTTCCAAGATTCTCAAATTGGGGTACACAAACTTATGCTGCAGGGAGCCCCCAGGGCCTTGGGGAAAGTAAGGTGCATCTTCCTTTAGTGCTTTTTGAATCAAGACAGCaacttaaagtatttttatattagaaCAAACAGATGAATCCTGCATCCTATTCTCCATCAAAGGAATCCGTGAATGCGCATTGAAAAATTCCCTGAAAAGTGTCAGAAACCTCAGGCTGCACCCCCAAGTCCCCCTTTCCAGGGTTCCTTTGCCCTGCAGATTATGGGGCAGGTTTAAGAAGCATCAGTATGATCCAGTTCACAGCTTGAGATCTGGCTGTGCGTGGCCACTAGGAGAAGTCACTGCCCTGCGTTAGTCTTTGAAGAGATTTACAGCCCTCTTCCCACTAACCAGGTGAGGCTGGGAGCAGCCCTTCCTCAAACGCAGGACCAGAAGCCCAAACAAGGACGCTAAGAGATTGCCTTTCACCTGTGTGCCACCCTCTTCCACCTCAGGTGCACTCCTAACAAACACATAATTAAATGAGCTTCTCAGTGAATCATAAAGCCACTCGTCCCTCCATAAAACATGTCAAAGCATTTCTTCAAGCAGCTGCACATCACTGGCATTATACATAGCTCAGAGGCATCCAGATTTACACATATGCTATTAGTTACTGTCTCTTCACTAAAGCGTTGAATTTTTCAGCACCGCAGGTGGCCTCCATTTGGCTACACCTAATAAGGCGGCAAGTCAGAATGGGTAGTATTTGTTCCAAAAAATGGGACGAGGAACCAGAAGGCCCATTCAACAGTGTGTCTGTAGATAAAAGACATTCCTTcgaaactaagaaataaaatctaagaacCTATGTGAGATGGTCAACCCAAGAGTCATCTAGCAATTACAGAGACCTACTGTGTGGCCAGttcagaggctggggtggggctcagagaGCAATGACTGGAAGGAAGTCCACATCAGACGGCAAATGGGAATGTGCTGTTGGTTGGGAAACTGAAAGTTCAGGAACTTCTTTCAGTGAAAatattgctcttttattttcacagtccccttttgggggagaggggagagggagaatcttaagcaagctccagcCCAGcgcagaacctgatgtggggctcaaactcacaaccctgagatcatgacctgagctgaaatcaagagtcacacacttagcggactgagccccccaggcgcccctcaaaaccCTTTTACATGATCTGATTTGACCTTCACAGCAAACTTGTAAGAAAGATAATTAGTATTATAATATCTGCTTTATTTAACACTGTTAGGGCTGAAAAAGGTTACCAAGTCACACACCTAGTCATGTTGGAATGAAAACTGAAAACCCTCCCACATCATTTAGTCAAACTTTTACAAACACTTTCATTTAAAACACTCTTTAATCCTTGTAACAATCCAATGAGGTTTGTTTGCTCCGGGGAGGCAGGCAATCTCACAGAAGGGAAAGCCAGGTTAGGGAGGTTAAATAagagcccaaggtcacaaagccagtAAAGAGAGAGGAGCTGGAATCTGAATCCAGGTTTTCCACTTAAAGGCCTGTgtcatagggcgcctgggtgggtcagtctgtTAACAGCAGACTGATTTAGGCTctggtcatggtcttggggtcctgggatggaacaccccccaccaccaccatcaggctcagtgctgggtggggagtctgcttgaggattctctttccccctccctctcctcctcctgctccccccatGCTCCGGCAtgagcacacactctctctctctcaagtaaataaataatcttaaaaaaaaaaaggcctgtgaccttttatttttttatttaaatattttatttatttattttgagagagagtgaaagaggacaagcagaggggaggggcagagggagaagaagactccccgctgagcagggagcccaatgcgggactcaatcccaagaccctaggatcatgacctgagccgaaggcagatgcctaaccaactgaaccacccaggtgccctggcctgTGTCCTTTTAGGAGGAATGTGAGTAACACAGCCCAGGGAAGAGACACCCTCCAGGAAGAACTGGGGATGGGAAACTAAATCTCAAAGGCCGCTAGGGAGTCAAACAGGAACCGGCTCATGCTGGGGTCAAGCAGAGACCCAGTTCTTGCCAAACCTGCTGCACATGGACTCAGGCTTTCTAACCAGGCTCAGCAACCCCCAGCCCCGCTCAGCTCTCCAGGTGGCTCAGCCCATGCTTGTCTGGGAACCTCTCTGATGAAACTGGGGTCAGAGATCAAAGGGCACACAAGTGTGATCTTtcaaaccaagaaagagaggaaggtgcCGTCTGTCACTCCAGGTCCAACTCTGAACCTGCCGGGCACACTCCCTGCCTGTCAGGGCGCTGGGGCATGGGGGGGTACCATCCCAAATGCAGACTGCTCAGGGCTGAGCATTGCTCAGTCTGGCCACCTCCCTCTCTGCTACTCTTGCAGTTGCAAACTGAAAAGGACCCTGTTCCTAACTTGTCTCCCTGTCTGTCACTCCTTGCCACAGATAAACAAAAGATGCTCCAGGAAAGGGTACCCATCCTCCCTACACACTTGCAGATATTTACACAGTTGCTTGAAACAATTAAGTTCTAGTGAGGAATAtcagaaaacaactttttaaaaaagaaatcagaggccTCAACACTCATACTTCGGAGTTGCTCCAAGTGAACGCTGATCGCCGTTTCTGAGCAAGTGCAGGGAAGGGCTTGAAGCACAGAGGCTTCAAGGGCTCGTGTGCACATCCAGCGCCAGCCCGGGAAGCAGCTGGGCTTTTGACTTGGGCTTCCCTAAACAcaacttcacaaaagaagaaactacaCTTCATCACATTTGTTTTTACCTGCAAGAGGCTGACCTTGGAGATTCGAAAACGATTTAAAAACCCATGtcaaaaaaagtgacaaaagtaAACTTGTTAAGTCTCAGAACTGAAAGGAAGGTTCCTAAAAGCCACCCGTTCAGTCCCAGACACGCTCATTAGATGTAATTTACATTAGTTTCGCGGGTGAGTGGGACCCGGGGTGCTGCTCACTCTCTGGCCTGGCTCAGCTCGGGGCTCTTTGAAGGTCGCCTCACTGTCATCTCGGAGTGCCGAAGCCCGGAATCCAGGACACGCGGTGTGACAGACACCATGCCCTATGGTCACCTTTTAGGGCGCCGCGAGGGTCTCCCTCAGGTGCGGTCAATGCAAGAGGGGTACTGCCCCTCAGGGTCCCGGAGCCCGGCCTCTCCCGCCGCCACCACCACATCACGCGCCCACACTCTGCGAATACTcgtgtccctcccctcccaccccccaggcccGATGCGCGGACCCAGGTCTTACCCGCGAGAGACGCAGGGAGCGCGGCCCCGGAGCAGGCGCGGTCCCGGGAGCCTCCCGCGCGGGGCTACCCGGGCGCTCGGCTCTGCTGGCCGCCTCCTCTTCGTTGTCCTCGGCCCGGCCCCGGCCGCCCGGCGGCTCCGGTTCCCTCCGCCAGCAGCCGGCCGGGCGGCACCGGGGTGCACGCGGCGGGGTTCGGCTTCGGGgacccctcctcctgctgtccGCCGCCGACTTGGCGCTCGCGGGGCTCGGGGTCCGCGGTTCCGGGACGCGGGGGTCGTCGGGGTGCTCGGGCTGCCCCGCGCTCCCTCCCGCGCGCAGCNACCTCCCCTCCGCGCTGCCGTCACCGCCCGACGCGCGCCAAGCCCTCCCCTTCCACTGCCCCGCCCGCCTGCCGGCCTGCGCCGCCACCTGCGGGCCGCCCTCCAGGAAGCTCGCCCGGCTGAGCGCGCCCCAGGCACCAGAAGCCGCGCCCCTCCGCCCTGCTACCGCGGCCCTTGGCCCGCCCTGCGCTTTTACCTGAGCCGCGGGGCTCGGGAAAGTACGCGGAGGACTACCTGGGTGGGGAAAAGCTATCACACCGCTCCCCGCGCGCTTATTTACTTCTAGCGCTTTTCGGAGTCCGTCTAGGGTCAGTCTAAGGGGAGCATGGGACTTAGACGTGCACTGTTTGCCCCTAAAGCAGTGGAAGTCCAGGCGTTGCGTTCCTGCAGGTTGGGCAGGCTCCTAGGAAGCAACCCTGAGGCTtaagcagggggaggacagaGCCGGGTGCTGGCGGGTGGCGGTGGGAAAAGGGTATGTCGGTGGACAGTCTGAACAAAATACCACCGACATAGCGGTCGGGGGAGGCcgaaggtggggggtggggggcggaatCAGAAAACGATCCAGGAAGTAAGTGCTCACAGGCCACTGTATTATGCAAATCACTGGTGGACAGTTTAAC
The DNA window shown above is from Ailuropoda melanoleuca isolate Jingjing chromosome 6, ASM200744v2, whole genome shotgun sequence and carries:
- the LOC117802793 gene encoding uncharacterized protein LOC117802793, translated to MSVVKAQGGPRAAVAGRRGAASGAWGALSRASFLEGGPQVAAQAGRRAGQWKGRAWRASGGDGSAEGRXLRAGGSAGQPEHPDDPRVPEPRTPSPASAKSAADSRRRGPRSRTPPRAPRCRPAGCWRREPEPPGGRGRAEDNEEEAASRAERPGSPAREAPGTAPAPGPRSLRLSRVVALRLGFPVCAAWRSCPSPRRAVRGLIPCKEPLLVCQTYRGLSTRLPQTPATGPSMAVGTSP